GGTGATAGTACTCGTCACCTTGCTGGCTGCAGGTCGTGGGGACAGGTTGTTCCGAGGCGATCGAAGGACGGTACCAGTTACAACCTCCTTCTCTGCTGCGATGTTCACCGGTCGGACTGTTATCACAGGGCTCGCACCATCGGGTGAGGCACTGGGAGAACGTTTAAACTGGGAACCCAAGTGGATGTGGATTTTGTTGTCTTCTGTTGTAATAATGTTGGCATTGGCATTGTACTTGCGGATTGGAGTCGGGACGGTTTGCTTTTCTGGTGTGACTTTGAAGACAGCCCTTCCCATGGTCATATCTTGTGACTGCGGAGAGACGGAGATTTCTGCCGGTGCTGCAGATGTCGATACTGTCATGATCTGAATTGGTGATGCAGGTCTGTCGGCGAAGGgtgctctccctccctctgggGACTTCTCCCTGGAGAATGTTGTTATAGTGACTGGAGACATGGAACGATCTGGGCCCATGGGACTGtcactgccttttcctttttgtggcATAACATTTGGAGAGGGAATGATGGTTATTCGTGGCTTCTGATTTCCCAAAGTAGGAATGACAGTGgtacttgaaaaaaattcctctgcagACGGGCTGGTTATCTCCAAAGTTGCTGTACTGTTCTCATGGTCTGGTGTCACCCGAATATGAAGAGGTTGACCCTGCTTTGGTGAAAGGACAACCTCCCCAGGATGTGCTGGACTACTGTGGGTTCGGGCTCCTTTATCAGGAGTTGTCTGAGCCCCAGCTTCCCTCTTCTTCATCCATGGTATCCAAGATTTCCTCATAGCAAGCTCATTTGCTGCTGGAGGGTATCTCTCAAGCACTGAAGAACGCTCCATGGGTTTTTTCAGACCTACCTGTCGCAGATTGCTCATGATATGATTCTCCTCCTGGAAGGATTTCCTTATAAACACTGCTGGAGtttcttcttctgctgcttcattGCTTAGAGCATCTGTCTGCACACCAGTGGACGTCACAGGAACATCAACCATTCTTCTCCCATTCATGCTGGGCCTCAGAGCACGGCTGTAACGTCTAGAaagctccagctctcttgtcAGGTTCAAAACTTCCTGCCCCATGCTCTTGTTTTTGTCTTCCTCTTCCATAAACCTTTGCTGTAGAACTGAATAATCAACTTGGAGCTGAGAAAGCTGGTCTTCTTTGTTCATGAGCTCAtggattttttccttaagtGCTTGAACTTCCGCTTTCAAATCTCTGCTTTTGGCCTCTTCCAGACGAAACCTGtgcctcagctctgcctcctggCTCACCACCTCACCTTTTTCtattgctttggttttggcAATCTGGAGTTTCATCTCCTCCAACtgttgagaaagaaaattagctTTATCCTGCTCAGTCCTAAATTTCTGCTCTAGCTGATCATACTCATCTTCAGTCTTCATCAAATCTCCTTCAACCACTTCCAGTTGCTTGAGACGTTTTTTCAATCTTTCAATTTCAATGGTAAGTTCCTTAATCTTGTTGTCCTCATGAGAACCAtgctctgctcctttcctggTTCGACCTCttgtaatttctctttctaCTTCCTCCATACCATcaattcttttctttaacagGTCAACTCTACACCTTAATTCagaggatttttcttcttcacttcGCAGTTTGCCAATTAACTCATCCCTTTCCTTTGTCAAACTAGAGactttttcctccatttcagatttcagtttCAAAAATTTCTTAC
The window above is part of the Corvus moneduloides isolate bCorMon1 chromosome 3, bCorMon1.pri, whole genome shotgun sequence genome. Proteins encoded here:
- the FILIP1 gene encoding filamin-A-interacting protein 1 isoform X3, with protein sequence MLVDERQMHIEQLGQQSQKIQDLTQKLKEEEEKLKIISAKTKEDGQKLMKLEAELEHKTASFCQEHEEMTAKLANQESHNRQLRLKLVGLTRRIEELEETNKNLQKAEEELQELRDKIAKGECGNSSLMAEVENLRKRVLEMEGKDEEITKTESQCKELKNKLQEEEHHSKELKLEVEKLQKRMSELEKLEEAFSKSKSECTQLHLNLEKEKNLTKDLINELEVVKTRVKDLETSESKLEKAEISLKDDLTKLKSFTVMLVDERKNMMEKIKQEEKKVEGLNKNFKVEQGKVMDVTEKLIEESKKFLKLKSEMEEKVSSLTKERDELIGKLRSEEEKSSELRCRVDLLKKRIDGMEEVEREITRGRTRKGAEHGSHEDNKIKELTIEIERLKKRLKQLEVVEGDLMKTEDEYDQLEQKFRTEQDKANFLSQQLEEMKLQIAKTKAIEKGEVVSQEAELRHRFRLEEAKSRDLKAEVQALKEKIHELMNKEDQLSQLQVDYSVLQQRFMEEEDKNKSMGQEVLNLTRELELSRRYSRALRPSMNGRRMVDVPVTSTGVQTDALSNEAAEEETPAVFIRKSFQEENHIMSNLRQVGLKKPMERSSVLERYPPAANELAMRKSWIPWMKKREAGAQTTPDKGARTHSSPAHPGEVVLSPKQGQPLHIRVTPDHENSTATLEITSPSAEEFFSSTTVIPTLGNQKPRITIIPSPNVMPQKGKGSDSPMGPDRSMSPVTITTFSREKSPEGGRAPFADRPASPIQIMTVSTSAAPAEISVSPQSQDMTMGRAVFKVTPEKQTVPTPIRKYNANANIITTEDNKIHIHLGSQFKRSPSASPDGASPVITVRPVNIAAEKEVVTGTVLRSPRNNLSPRPAASKVTSTITITPVTTSSTRGTQSVTGQDGSSPRPTPTRIPVSKGMKAGKPVVAAPGAGNVTKFEPRAETQSMKIELKKSSASSSASLGGGQG